From the Desulfovibrio sp. JY genome, one window contains:
- a CDS encoding adenylosuccinate synthase, protein MAEQRNQQASGTGRGIVIHGAQWGDEGKGKIVDLLTESAKAVVRFQGGNNAGHTLVVGGEKTIVHLMPSGILHPGTVCLIGNGVVLDPEVLCREMDTLGEKGVHVTPERLVISKKTQIIMPYHRLLDGARETLRAGSKIGTTGRGIGPCYEDKMARIGIRAGDFADPELLAKKIAQALIEKNTLFTKLYNMPALDPGVVAEGLAPVAGRLLPYLGDVSTVIQKTLAGGGDVLFEGAQGTHLDIDHGTYPFVTSSNTVAGQAAAGSGCSTAVLGRVVAVVKAYTTRVGSGPFPTELFGTIGDYLQEKGGEYGATTGRKRRCGWLDLALLRESARLSGPTDIALTKLDVLSGLYEVKLCIGYRYKGKIHEYPPQEEGALEHVEPIYETMPGWEEDISGITAWEDLPLAAREYVSRIEQSLKTTCSIISVGPDRRQTILRG, encoded by the coding sequence ACCGGCCGGGGCATCGTCATTCACGGCGCGCAGTGGGGAGACGAGGGCAAGGGCAAGATCGTCGACCTGCTCACCGAATCCGCCAAGGCCGTAGTCCGCTTCCAGGGCGGCAACAACGCCGGCCACACCCTGGTCGTCGGCGGCGAGAAAACCATCGTCCACCTCATGCCCTCGGGTATTCTCCACCCCGGCACCGTCTGCCTCATCGGCAACGGCGTGGTGCTCGACCCCGAGGTGCTGTGCCGCGAAATGGACACCCTGGGCGAAAAGGGCGTGCACGTCACCCCCGAGCGACTGGTCATCTCCAAAAAGACCCAGATCATCATGCCCTACCACCGGCTGCTCGACGGCGCGCGCGAAACCCTGCGCGCCGGAAGCAAGATCGGCACCACCGGCCGCGGCATCGGCCCCTGCTACGAGGACAAGATGGCCCGCATCGGCATCCGCGCCGGCGACTTCGCCGACCCGGAACTGCTGGCCAAAAAGATCGCCCAGGCCCTGATCGAAAAGAACACGCTTTTCACCAAGCTCTACAACATGCCCGCCCTGGACCCCGGCGTGGTGGCCGAAGGACTGGCCCCGGTGGCGGGACGCCTGCTGCCGTACCTCGGCGACGTGTCCACGGTCATCCAGAAGACCCTGGCCGGGGGCGGCGACGTACTCTTCGAAGGCGCGCAGGGCACCCACCTCGACATCGACCACGGCACCTACCCCTTCGTCACCTCGTCCAATACCGTGGCCGGGCAGGCCGCCGCCGGCAGCGGCTGCTCGACCGCCGTTCTCGGCCGCGTCGTGGCCGTGGTCAAAGCCTACACCACCCGCGTGGGCTCGGGCCCCTTCCCCACCGAACTCTTCGGTACCATCGGCGACTACCTCCAGGAAAAAGGCGGCGAATACGGAGCCACCACCGGTCGCAAGCGCCGCTGCGGCTGGCTCGACCTGGCGCTTTTGCGCGAATCCGCCCGCCTGTCCGGCCCCACCGACATCGCGCTGACCAAGCTCGACGTCCTAAGCGGCCTCTACGAAGTCAAACTCTGCATCGGCTACCGCTACAAAGGCAAAATCCACGAGTACCCGCCCCAGGAAGAAGGCGCGCTCGAACACGTGGAGCCGATCTACGAGACCATGCCCGGCTGGGAAGAGGACATCTCCGGCATCACCGCCTGGGAGGACCTGCCCCTGGCTGCCCGCGAATACGTGTCGCGCATCGAACAGTCGCTCAAAACCACCTGTTCCATCATCTCCGTCGGCCCCGACCGCCGGCAGACGATCCTCAGAGGGTAG
- a CDS encoding DNA polymerase III subunit delta' — MSIPTSASAFGVTERQAHVLVGVDALARAMPQAVILEGGSAGERAAVALYLAARLNCEAAMPPCGGCATCRQILDKVFLDLQYFDGAAETIKVDAMREVRRLVGEPPRGPGKRVIILAEAQGLTEEAANALLKAMEEPRPGNVFVLLTPQRERLFLTLVSRSFTLTLAWPDTAVPLPAGGEDDPWPLLDALHGFWRSGRGWFPANKGRPSRLCAERVVTELSRELAAFFSGRTDTDLANLLSGCRDPDIPRRLDLLLSECQEALVLSPTPVNPALVLDRLATRAYLWLRG, encoded by the coding sequence ATGTCCATACCCACATCCGCCTCCGCCTTCGGCGTCACCGAACGCCAAGCCCACGTGCTGGTCGGCGTCGACGCCCTGGCGCGGGCCATGCCCCAGGCGGTGATCCTCGAGGGCGGTTCGGCCGGGGAACGGGCGGCCGTGGCGCTCTACCTGGCGGCGCGGCTCAACTGCGAGGCGGCCATGCCGCCGTGCGGGGGTTGCGCCACCTGCCGGCAGATCCTGGACAAGGTTTTTTTGGATTTGCAGTATTTCGACGGCGCGGCGGAGACGATCAAGGTGGACGCCATGCGCGAGGTGCGCCGGCTGGTGGGCGAGCCGCCGCGCGGACCGGGCAAGCGTGTGATCATCCTGGCCGAGGCCCAGGGACTCACCGAAGAGGCGGCCAATGCGCTGTTAAAGGCCATGGAGGAGCCGCGCCCGGGCAATGTGTTCGTGCTGCTGACGCCCCAGCGCGAACGACTTTTTCTGACCCTGGTGTCGCGGTCGTTCACGCTGACCCTGGCCTGGCCGGACACGGCCGTGCCCTTGCCGGCCGGCGGCGAGGATGACCCGTGGCCGCTTCTGGACGCGCTCCATGGGTTCTGGCGCAGCGGCCGAGGCTGGTTTCCGGCGAACAAGGGACGGCCGTCGCGGCTTTGCGCCGAACGCGTCGTGACGGAGCTTTCGCGGGAACTGGCGGCGTTTTTTTCCGGGCGCACCGACACGGACCTGGCCAATCTGCTTTCCGGCTGCCGGGACCCGGACATTCCCCGCCGGCTGGACCTGCTGCTCTCGGAGTGCCAGGAAGCGTTGGTCCTCTCCCCCACTCCCGTCAATCCGGCCCTGGTGCTCGACCGGCTGGCGACGCGCGCCTATCTGTGGCTGCGCGGCTGA
- a CDS encoding 4Fe-4S binding protein, protein MFNMTKNVVANLLTKSSTRLYPFTVRGHFEGFRGTLVNNIDECIFCRTCQIKCPSQCITVDNKAGTWTCDPMACVYCGICVEVCPTSCLSMTKEHRPVTTEHETIFLQGVPKKKKKEEAATE, encoded by the coding sequence ATGTTCAACATGACCAAAAACGTTGTCGCCAACCTGCTGACCAAAAGCTCCACGCGACTGTATCCGTTTACCGTGCGGGGCCATTTCGAGGGGTTTCGCGGCACCCTCGTCAACAACATCGACGAGTGCATCTTCTGCCGCACCTGCCAGATCAAATGCCCGTCCCAGTGCATCACCGTGGACAACAAGGCCGGGACCTGGACCTGTGATCCCATGGCCTGCGTCTACTGCGGCATCTGCGTGGAGGTGTGCCCCACAAGCTGCCTGTCCATGACCAAGGAGCATCGTCCCGTGACCACCGAGCACGAGACGATCTTCCTGCAGGGCGTGCCCAAGAAGAAGAAAAAGGAAGAGGCCGCGACCGAATAG
- a CDS encoding nickel-dependent hydrogenase large subunit produces the protein MARTILPFGPQHPVLPEPLHLKLTIEDETVVEALPTLGYVHRGLEKLCEIRDFNQMIQIVERVCGICSCLHALCYCEGVEQIMGVEVPPRAKYLRTIWGELHRMHSHLLWLGLFADAFGFESLFMQFWRIRERIMDIMEATCGNRVVVSVNVIGGTRRDLSPEQCQWIEQQLAISEKELKQLTSTILNDYTVKKRTVGKGVLTKEQAYQLGAVGPTLRGSGWAQDARQTGYAAFDELGFDPIVEYDGDSYARSAVRFRETLQSIDIVRLAIARMPAGETATNIEGVMGDDTPQPVSGERGDMMQAYKRDKRRRTVAAPPPNLDLPSGLVSVKVKGKPDGEAVTRVEQPRGELLYYLKGNGSKYMDRVRIRTPTFANIPPLLAMLPGCELADVPVLVLSIDPCISCTER, from the coding sequence ATGGCCCGTACCATACTGCCTTTCGGACCGCAGCATCCGGTTTTGCCGGAACCACTGCACTTGAAGCTCACCATCGAGGACGAGACGGTGGTCGAGGCCCTGCCGACCCTGGGCTACGTCCACCGCGGCCTGGAAAAGCTGTGCGAAATCCGTGATTTCAACCAGATGATCCAGATCGTCGAACGCGTGTGCGGCATCTGCTCCTGTCTGCACGCCCTGTGTTACTGCGAGGGCGTCGAACAGATCATGGGCGTCGAAGTGCCGCCGCGCGCCAAGTACCTGCGCACCATCTGGGGCGAGCTGCACCGGATGCATTCCCACCTGCTGTGGCTGGGCCTTTTTGCCGACGCCTTCGGCTTCGAGAGCCTTTTCATGCAGTTCTGGCGGATTCGCGAGCGCATCATGGACATCATGGAAGCCACCTGCGGCAACCGCGTGGTGGTTTCGGTCAATGTCATCGGCGGCACGCGCCGCGACCTCAGCCCCGAGCAGTGTCAGTGGATCGAACAGCAGCTGGCCATCTCCGAAAAGGAGCTCAAGCAGCTGACGAGCACCATCTTAAACGACTATACCGTGAAAAAGCGCACCGTGGGCAAGGGCGTGCTGACCAAGGAGCAGGCCTACCAGCTGGGCGCCGTCGGCCCGACCCTGCGCGGTTCGGGCTGGGCCCAGGACGCCCGCCAGACCGGCTACGCCGCCTTTGACGAGCTCGGCTTCGACCCCATCGTCGAATACGACGGCGACTCCTACGCCCGCTCGGCCGTGCGCTTCCGGGAGACGCTCCAGTCCATCGACATCGTGCGCCTGGCCATCGCCCGCATGCCCGCCGGCGAAACCGCGACCAACATCGAAGGGGTCATGGGCGACGACACGCCGCAGCCCGTCTCCGGCGAACGCGGCGACATGATGCAGGCCTACAAGCGTGACAAGCGCCGCCGCACCGTGGCCGCGCCGCCGCCAAACCTCGACCTCCCCAGCGGGCTGGTGTCCGTCAAGGTCAAGGGCAAGCCCGACGGCGAGGCCGTTACCCGCGTGGAACAGCCGCGCGGCGAACTGCTCTACTACCTCAAGGGCAATGGTTCCAAATACATGGACCGTGTGCGCATCCGCACTCCGACGTTCGCCAACATCCCGCCGCTTCTGGCCATGCTGCCGGGGTGCGAGCTGGCCGACGTGCCGGTCCTCGTGCTGTCCATCGACCCCTGCATCAGCTGCACCGAACGGTAA
- a CDS encoding NADH-quinone oxidoreductase subunit C, translated as MLETIPVTCDAVQGVAKECLDDGWRFVTMSAVQTGDDGFDVIYHYDKDLVMKHYRLSIPKDTVIPSISPVYFAALLVENEIRDQFGICFSDIVLDFDGALYLEKEVRAMPFCKVSVAQKQS; from the coding sequence GTGCTGGAAACCATACCCGTTACCTGTGACGCCGTGCAGGGCGTCGCCAAGGAATGCCTTGACGACGGCTGGCGGTTCGTCACCATGTCCGCCGTGCAGACCGGCGACGACGGCTTCGACGTCATCTATCACTACGACAAGGACCTGGTAATGAAGCATTACCGGCTGTCCATCCCGAAAGACACCGTGATCCCGAGCATCTCTCCGGTCTACTTCGCCGCCTTGCTCGTGGAAAACGAGATTCGCGACCAGTTCGGCATCTGCTTCAGCGATATCGTGCTCGATTTCGATGGAGCCCTGTACCTTGAAAAAGAAGTGCGCGCCATGCCCTTTTGCAAGGTCAGCGTGGCTCAAAAACAGAGCTAA